The genomic interval GCAGATCAAGAAATTATTGTTAAAGTCGGCAATGCAGGTGCAGTTGAACTTACCTATAATGGTAAGAATATTGGGAAATTAGGTTCTAACGGAGAAGTATTAACTAAAAAATTTACAAAAGATAAGGAAGAAAACCTTAAATAAAATTAGGAGATTTCAATGAATAAATTTTTGCCAATAAGTAAACAAGATATGGAAGAACGAGGATGGCAGCAATTAGACTTCCTTTTTGTTACAGGTGACGCATATGTAGATCATCCCAGTTTTGGACCGGCAATTATCAGTAGAATTCTAGAAAAAAGAGGTTTCAAAGTAGGGATCATTTCACAACCTAATTGGCGAGATACGAATGATTTTAAGAAACTTGGAAAACCAAAATTCGGCGTGTTAGTTTCAAGTGGAAATTTAGACTCTATGCTGAATAAATTTACAGCAGCCAAAAAGCATCGTAGTAAGGACAATTATACACCAGGCGGTCGATCAGGACGTCGTCCTGATCGAGCTACAATTGTCTATTGTAATCGCATTCGTGAGATTTGGAAGAAGACACCGATTATTATAGGGGGCATTGAAGCAAGTTTAAGAAGATTTGCGCATTATGATTATTGGTCTAATCATGTTAGAAGATCTATTTTAGTGGACAGTAGAGCTGATTTATTGATTTATGGTATGGGCGAGAAACAAATTGTTGAAATTGCAGAACAATTAGCACAAGGTATTCAGATATCTGCAATAACCTCGGTTAAAGGAACTTGCTATCAATCTGAAAATTTAGATTGTGTATGGGAGTATGTAGAAGTTCCAAGCTATGAGAAAGTTTCGAGTGACAAAGTTAAGTTCGCGGAAGCTTTTAAAATACAATATTTAGAACAAGATCCGATTAGGGGAAAAACAATTGTACAAGCAAGCGGAGATAATTATATTATTCAAAATCCACCTGCATTACCTTTGACAATGGAAGAAATGGATGATGTTTATGCTCTTCCATATATGCGTACTTATCATCCTAGCTATGAAGAGGCCGGTGGCGTTCCAGCTATTGAAGAAGTTAAATTTAGTTTGGTAAGTCAACGAGGCTGTTTCGGTGGATGTAATTTTTGTGCGATTGTTTCACATCAGGGACGAATTATTCAAAGTCGAAGCAAAGAATCAATCATGAATGAAGCAAAACTATTAACGGCATTGCCAGATTTTAAGGGATATATTCATGACGTTGGAGGGCCTACAGCTAATTTTAGAAGACCTTCTTGCCAAAGTCAGTTTGAGCGTGGAACTTGTAGGGGAAAAGCTTGTTTAGCACCTCAAATATGTAGAAATTTGACGGCTGATCATAGTGATTATATTGATTTGTTACGTTCACTACGAAGCCTTCCAAAGGTAAAGAAGGTTTTTATTCGTTCAGGTATACGGTATGATTATTTACTTGCTGCTAAGGATAATTTTCTCGAAGAATTATGTGAACATCATGTTAGTGGGCAGTTAAAGATCGCACCAGAGCATATTTCAGAAAAAGTTACGAAGTTGATGGGAAAATCAAATAAAGATGTATATATAAAATTTGTAAATGCCTTTAAGAAAATGAATCAAAAATTGGGGAAAGAGCAATATCTGGTTCCATATTTTATGTCTAGTCATCCAGGTGCAACTCTAAAAGATGCAATTGAATTGGCAGAATTTATCCGTGACTTAAATTATCGTCCTGAACAGGTTCAAGATTTTATTCCTACACCTGGAAGTTTATCTACTTGTATGTATTATACCGGAATAAATCCTTTAACTAATGAACGTATTTATGTTGCTCGAGATGATAAAGAAAAACATATGCAAAGAGCACTTCTTCAATATCGTGATCCTAAGAACTATAATTTAGTCTATCAAGCCCTAAAACAAGCTGGACGTGATGATTTAATCGGATATGGAGCAAAATGTCTGATTCGTCCATTTAATAAACAAGAAAATTTAAATAGAAATCAGCATATAAAATCGCATAAAAATGAACTAAATTCACAGCGAAATAAAAAACGATCATCTAGTTTAGAATCTAAAAAAATAATCAAAAATAAAGCCGGGAAAAAATCACCATTTTAATGGTGATTTTTTTTATACTTAAATCAATTCCATTACCATAAACTTACAAAAAATTAGTTACTAAGTTGCTATAATTGACGTATCATTTATTTTGCAATTAAGAAGGTAACGCGTGGTGCTTATTTATATTGATCTATTTATTTTATTAAATTTAATTGTAAATGGTATTATAATTTTCTTGACTGGTTGGGTTCTTGGGAAAAAGTACAATTTTACCAGATATAGTATTGCTATACTATTAAGTGTTACTTATAGTATGGTTTATCTTTTATGTGATTTTATTTGGTTATCTAATCTTATCGTAAAACTTTTTATGTCTATGTTTATTGTTTGGAGTGCATTCAAGATACATTCATTTAGAGAATTTTTTCGTATATTAGGAATTTTTTATATGATTTCTTTTATCCTTGGTGGGGCTGTATATGGGTACTTTTTTTTCGAATTTAATTCGAAAGATTTTTTTATAAAAAAATACATCCATTGGGAATTTATTTTAAAAGGAATATTATTAGGATGCATTGTGATTGTGGTATTTATCAAATCTATATTGAAAGAGCATTTAAAAAAACAAAACTTATATATGCTTAAGATTAGTTATAATGACAAATCCGTAGAATTAATGGGCTTATTAGATACAGGAAATCGCCTTTATACTATAGGTGGTCAAAATCCAGTCATGATTATTGATAAATATGCATTACAACCATTATTAAATCAAAATGTTAATAACTTTTTAGAACAGAATTCCGCTGAAATGTGGATTACGAATGTAACACAATGCCACGATAAGGAATGGGTGAAATCTCTTTTTTTTATTCCATATAAAGGAATTGAAAATAGTGATGTTCTATTAGGATTTAAACCAGATTCTATCAGTGTTTTATCAGGTGTTTATAAAAAATTAGATCGTAATTTTGTTATTGCAATATGTTCTAAAAAGTTAGTCGAAAATGAAGAATATCGTATTTTATTGCACGCTGAAGTTCTAAATTATTTATAAGAAAAGAGGTCATATGATGCATTTAAATATTAGTTTACTGATATTTAAATTAAAATTAATTTCAATCTTAAAATTTTTGAAAATTGCAAAAGAACGAGAAGTTTTTTATGTTGGCAGCAATGAAGCTTTGCCACCACCCCTTAGTAACGAAGAAGAAAATGAATTGCTTAATTGTTTAGGAAACGGAGATATGACAGTTAAAAATATTTTTATCGAAAGAAACTTGCGCTTAGTTGTGTATATTGCACGTAAATTTGAAAATACAGGAATTGGTATAGAAGATTTAGTTAGTATTGGAACAATTGGTTTAATTAAGGCGGTAAACACATTTGATCCGATAAAAAAAATAAAGCTTGCTACTTATGCCTCTAGATGTATTGAAAATGAAATTTTAATGTATTTACGACGGAATAATAAAATTAAATCAGAAGTATCTTTTGATGAACCGCTTAATATTGATTGGGATGGCAATGAATTGTTATTATCTGATGTTTTAGGAACAGAGAATGATGTTATTTATAAATCAATGGAAGAGGAGATTGATAAGAAATTATTATGCATTGCAATGAATAAATTATCTAAAAGAGAAAGAAAAATTTTGGAATTAAGATTTGGACTGAATCATCACGCGCAAGAAAAAACACAAAAAGAAGTTGCTGATATGCTTGGGATATCTCAATCCTATATTTCACGTTTAGAAAAACGTATTTTAAAGAAAATGAAAAAAGACATTAAACAAATGTGTTAAAAACTTACCTAGTTTAGCAAAGTGGATTGTGGTAAAATTGCCGCATATCCATTTCGGTTTTCAATGGACGTTCTACCTTAAAAGCCCGACTTACTATAAAGTCAGGCTTTTTTTGTTTTGGAGGTCTACAGCTAGATTAGGTGATAGGTATTTGTTATGGCGTTTATATCTTATCCTAGGGCTTTATAAACCGTTATTCAATATAATGTTTAGAGAGGTTTTGCTTGAAAATTTATTTAACATGAAACATCTCCATTTTTATTCATACGAATAAAATGGAATCTTACTGGTAATAATGCTGATGTAGACTTAATTTTGTAATCGGCGGAGGGAATACGTAGTGATTATTAATAAAGTTGAAATTTGCGGTGTTAATACTGCAAAATTACCTGTTATTTCTGCAAGTAAAATGAGGGAATTGTTTGTTGTATTACAAAATGGGGAATTATCAGCTAGAGAAAAACTCATTTATGGAAATTTAAGATTGGTATTAAGTGTGATCCAGAGATTTAATAATCGAGGAGAATATGTTGATGATTTATTTCAGGTAGGATGCATCGGGTTAATGAAAGCAATCGATAATTTTGATCTGTCTCAAAACGTTAAATTTTCTACTTATGCCGTGCCTATGATTATTGGTGAAATCCGTAGATATTTAAGAGATAATAATCCAATTCGAGTAAGTCGTTCAATGCGAGATGTAGCTTACAAAGCTTTACAAGTAAGAGATTCTCTTGTAAATAGATATTCAAGAGAACCTTCTATTAATGAAATTGCTTCTGAATTGAATTTACCTAGAGAAGAAATTATCTTTGCATTAGATGCTATACAGGAACCTATTTCTTTGTTTGAACCAATTTACCATGATGGTGGTGATCCTATCTTTGTAATGGATCAAATCGGAGATGATAAAAATCTGGATATGAATTGGCTTGAAAGCGTTGCAATTAAAGATGCCTTGCATAAATTAACGCAACGGGAAAAACATATTTTAACTTTGCGTTTTTTCGATGGTAAAACGCAAATGGAAGTTGCTGAGGAAATCGGCATATCACAAGCGCAAGTTTCTAGATTAGAAAAATCGGCACTAGGCCATATGCGCAAACATATTTAGGAGTAAAAATGAGAAAGAATTTTTTAAAAAATATTAGTATTATATTTACGATATGTTTTATTATTGTAAGTATCAATATTTTAATGGAAAATATTGAAGCACACAATAGCACAATCTATGATAAAGAGAACGAAGATTTAATTCGACTTCATGTTTTGGCGAATAGTGATAGTCCTGAAGATCAAAAAGTCAAGCTTTTGGTTCGAGATGCTATTATTCAATATTTATCTCCGAAGCTAGCACATGTAACGAATCGTGAAATTGCAAAGCAGATCGTTTTGGAGAATGAAGCTGCGTTAATTGAGATTTCAAAATCAGTTTTATATATGCATGGTTTCGTTTATCCAGTAAATATGGAATTTGGCACTTTTGATTTTCCAATAAAAGCTTATGGGACATTAGTTTTACCTGAGGGAAAATATGAAGCGGTTCGAATCCTCTTAGGAGATGCGAGAGGGGCTAATTGGTGGTGTGTCTTATTTCCTCCACTGTGTTTTATTGATGAGACAAACATGACAGAAAGCATGCCCGGTGTTTTCGAAGAACCCCCTCAAAATGAAGATAAAGATAATTCTATAAAAATTAAATTTAAGTTACTAGAGTTAATACAATAACTTTAGTAACTTTTTTTCTATTGTCTCATATATTAGAGTAAACAAGCATTATAAGGAGGAGCAAAAATGATTAAAAGTTCTGATTTTAGATTAAAAGATGTTATCAATATAAGCGATGGAAAAAAATTAGGGAGTATTAGCGATATTGAGTTTGATGTTGAATCAGGAAAAGTAACATCTATCGTTGTCCCAAGTACAGGAAGGTTTCTAGGCTTTTTTAATCGAGGAGAAGATATCATAATTCCATGGGAAAAAATTAATAAAATTGGTACTGATGTTATTTTGGTAAATATATTTGGGGTTGCAGAGATTGAGAAATAGATGTATTATAAATTAAGAATAATATCGCTGGCAGTTAATTTTGCTTAGCGATTTTATTTTATTTTATGTTAAATTTTAATTTAGTAAATCTTGGAGGAGTTTTGTGATGCGTTGTCCATTTTGTGGTATAGGTGATAGTAAAGTTATTGACTCACGTTCAGCTGATGAAGGAAATACAATTAGAAGACGTCGTGAATGTTCAAACTGTTGTAAGAGATTTACTACGTATGAAGTTATAGAACAAATTCCTTTGATGGTAATAAAAAAGGATGGAAGACGTGTCGTTTTTGATAAGAATAAAATACTAAACGGTATTATCCGTTCATGTGAAAAAAGAGCTAATTCAATGGAAAGCATAACAATGCTAGCGGATAGAATAGAAAAAGAGCTGCGTAATACTATGGATAGAGAAATTCCAAGTAAAGTCATTGGAGAATTAGTAATGAAACACTTAAAGGAATTTGATCAAGTTGCATATGTTCGATTTGCATCAGTTTACAGAAAATTTGCTGATATCAATCATTTTATGCAAGAATTAGAGACTTTAATGAAAATGAAAAAATCCAGAGAATAAATGTTTTTCATATCAATCTTCTTTATTATTCTAATGAAAATTTGTATTAAGTAACACATTTTAGGGATAATAATTTTTATAAATTATTATCCCTAAAATGTTGTAAAGTTTACTTGTGAAAACATGAAAGTACTGGTATGCTAAATAATAGTATAAAATAGTTTATTTTAGCTCACAAGGGTGTGAGCTATTTTCTATATAATTATAAAACGAGTAAATAAACTGGAGTGATATGTATTGTCGTGGCTTTTAAAACAAAAAATGCAGCAAATACTTAGTAAAGAAAAAGGTACAAAGGTTTTTCCTCCAGGGTTACGTAATGCCTTTGCATTAGTATATCCTAATTCTTATCACGTTGGCATGTCAAATTTAGGATTTCATATCATATATGATCAAATTAATAATAGACCAGACACGGCTTGTGAAAGAGTTTTTTTAGCGGATAAAAAACTAGAGGAAGAATATATACGAACAAATACTCCGATAATGAGCATTGAGAATCAACGTTCATTATATGAATTTCCTTTGATCGGATTTTCTATTTCTTTTGAAATGGATTATTTCAATATTTTAAAAATATTGGATATGGGAAAGGTCGAATTGTTAGCGAAAGAACGTGGTGAAAGTGATCCTATTCTCATTGCTGGAGGCCCCTGTGCGACTTTTAATCCAGAGCCATTAAGCGAATTTATTGATGTTTTTATTATTGGTGAAGGAGAAGAGATTATCCATCACATATTGGATGCTTACTACCAAGGCAAAGAGAGCGGTCGAGCAAGAGAAGAGATCTTATTTTCTCTTGCTCATATTGAAGGTGTATATGTACCCCGCTTTTATAAGCATCTTTATCATTTAGATGGAACACTTAGGGATATCGTTCATCTTGCAGATGTGCCATCCACGATCTATAAACAATGGATTAGAAATTTAGATCATTATAAAGCAGAAACAGTCATAATTACTGATGATACTGAATTTAAGGATTTATATTTAGTTGAAATTGCAAGAGGATGTGGGCGTCATTGCAGATTTTGTATGGCTGGCTATTGTTTTAGGAAACCACGGAACAGAACACTGAAAAATTTGGAGCAAACAATTCTATCTGCAAAAAAATTTGGGAAAAAAATTGGGTTAATGGGAGCTGCAATCTCAGATTATCCCCAAATAAACCAGTTGTGCCGAATTATTCTTGATTTAGATTTACAGATGTCTGTCGCTTCTTTTAGAGCGGATTCCGTAACAGCTGAGCTTGTTCAATCACTTGTAAAAAGTGGTGTAAAGACATTAACTTTAGCTCCAGAGGCTGGTAGTACTAAAATGCGCCAAGTTATAAATAAAGGAATAACCGATGAACACTTATATAATTCTATTGATTTAGGCATTGAGGCAGGTGTCCAAAATTTTCGTCTGTATATTATGGTGGGATTGCCGTTTGAGGACGAAGAAGATATACAAGATATCGTTGAAATGGCAAAGAAAATCAAATGTTATATGCAGAAAATGGGCAGTAAAGGTTTATTGACTTTGAGTATTAATCCTTTTATCCCTAAGCCATTTACGCCTTTTCAGTGGCTTCCAATGGAAAATATAAAGGTAGTCGAACGAAGGTTGAAATTTATAAAAACTTCCTTAAAATCTATAAAAGGTATTGATGTGTTGATTGAATCACCTAAAGAAGCCTATATACAAGGAATTTTGGCAAGAGGAGATCGAAAAATATCTGCGCCCCTATATGAAGCACATAAAATGGGTGGGATAAAAGCTTTTAAAAATGCTATGAAAAAAAGCAATTTAGATGAGTCTTTTTATTTGTATAGAGAACGCAAAGAAAATGAAATATTTGCTTGGAACATATTGAATATGGGATTTCAGAATAGTTATTTATATAAAGAATTAGTCAATGCCAAAAAAGGAATACACACCATAAAGTGTTTTGATGGTTGTAAACGATGCGGGATATGTAATTAAAATTAAAGGGGAGATTGTTATGAGTTTTGTTTTAAATTATATTTCAAATGGGATATGGACTGGAACCTTCTCAAATTTTCCTGCAACATTGGTAACCCATGCGATTTCCACTCGATTAGGAGGTGTCAGTGACCAACCATTTAAAAGTATGAATCTAGCAATGCATAATGGCGATACAATAGAAAAAGTTATCGATAATAGGAAACTTTTTTGCAATGCAATTGAAATAAACTGTCATAATATCGTCACTGCAGAACAAATTCATGGTGATCACATCGTATGTGTAAATGAAAAGCATATAGGAAAAGGTTCTGCTTCTTATGAAGATGCAATTAAAGGAACAGATGCTCTTATTACCAATTGTAGAAATATTCCATTAATGCTTTTCTTTGCAGATTGTGTTCCTGTAATTATTGTTGATCCAATAAAAAAAGCAATCGCTGTCAGTCATGCTGGTTGGAAAGGCACTGTGAAGAAAATTGCACAAAAAACTATTTTAGCCATGGAAAAAAATTTTCAAACCCAAAGTGAAGATTGTTTAATTGGAATTGGTCCTTCAATCGGACCGTGTTGTTATGAAGTCGATGAAGTAGTTGTAGATGAATTAAAAAAAGAATTTAAAGAAAAAGCTGATTTATGTATTAAAAAATATAAAAATAAATGGAAGTTAGATCTGTGGATGGCAAATAAATTGCAACTGATGGAAATCGGGGTAAAAGAAGAAAACATTGATTGTAGCAATGTTTGTACTTCGTGTAATTCAGACTTATTCTTTTCTTATAGGGCGGATCATGGATCTACTGGAAGAATTGCGGCAATGATCAGTTTGAAATAAATCAACGATTTTTATTTCCTATTTATCTTACATTAAGAGGATATTTGTAGTTATTCGCGAATAATCCATATCATGGAGGGGTAATCGTGATTTTAGAAAGATTGACTCAAATAAGAGAAGATATAGAAGTTAGTATTGCCAATAGGAAGAATACAAAAATATCAAAAGATGTAAAGATGATAGCCGTTACTAAGAATCATGATGTGTATGAGATGCGAAAAGCTATTGATCTAGGAATCTTAGAAATAGGTGAGAATCGAATTCAAGAAGCCCTAGAAAAAAAAGCTGTTTTGGAAAGAAATGTGAGATGGAATCTTATTGGACATCTACAGACAAATAAGGTAAAAAAAGCTGTAGAAATGTTTGATTTGATTCAATCTGTTGATAGTGAAAAATTAGCGTTGGAAATTAATAAGGCTGCAAGCCAATTAAATAAACGGCAAGATATTTTAATTCAAGTTAACGTTTCAAATGAAAAAAGCAAATTTGGAATTGATAGTGATGAAGTTTTTAGATTTGCTGCGTTTATAAGTAGTCTTAAAAATATTCGACTATGCGGCTTAATGACGATTGCACCGCATTATGAAAATACGGAGATGACCAGACCAATTTTTAAACAGTTGTTTCAAATTTTCACAGATTTAAAAAATAAGAATCTTGAAAATACAGAGATAAAATGGCTTTCTATGGGGATGACAAATGATTTTAAAATTGCAATAGAAGAAGGTTCTAACGTTATTCGAATTGGCACGGGTATTTTTGGACAAAGGCAATATTAATGGAGGGGAATGTATGAGCATTATAGATAAGGTTTGTGGAAAATTAGGCTTAATGGATCCCACAGATTCTGAAGATATAAAAGTTATTAGAGAGATAAAAGAACCTAGAGTTGAAAGAGAAGTCCGCCAAAAAGGAACGGATGAGGATGAGTTTAAATTTAAAAAGTCAATGAATCCGGGTAATGTTGTGAACTTACATACTACAACAAATGGGGGAAACGCTTCAGCTAAACAAATGAAAGTTATGGTCTTAGAGCCATTATCTTTTGATGACGCTCAACACGTAGCAGATCATTTAAAAAGTCGTAAGCCTGTTGTTGTAAACTTTGAAAATACAGATACAGAAATTGCTAAACGTATTATCGATTTTATTAGTGGGACAACTTATGCACTTTCTGGAAACATCCAAAAGGTTGGAACGAATATATTCTTATGTGCACCTAGTAACGTAGATGTAGCATATA from Massilibacillus massiliensis carries:
- a CDS encoding YgiQ family radical SAM protein, with product MNKFLPISKQDMEERGWQQLDFLFVTGDAYVDHPSFGPAIISRILEKRGFKVGIISQPNWRDTNDFKKLGKPKFGVLVSSGNLDSMLNKFTAAKKHRSKDNYTPGGRSGRRPDRATIVYCNRIREIWKKTPIIIGGIEASLRRFAHYDYWSNHVRRSILVDSRADLLIYGMGEKQIVEIAEQLAQGIQISAITSVKGTCYQSENLDCVWEYVEVPSYEKVSSDKVKFAEAFKIQYLEQDPIRGKTIVQASGDNYIIQNPPALPLTMEEMDDVYALPYMRTYHPSYEEAGGVPAIEEVKFSLVSQRGCFGGCNFCAIVSHQGRIIQSRSKESIMNEAKLLTALPDFKGYIHDVGGPTANFRRPSCQSQFERGTCRGKACLAPQICRNLTADHSDYIDLLRSLRSLPKVKKVFIRSGIRYDYLLAAKDNFLEELCEHHVSGQLKIAPEHISEKVTKLMGKSNKDVYIKFVNAFKKMNQKLGKEQYLVPYFMSSHPGATLKDAIELAEFIRDLNYRPEQVQDFIPTPGSLSTCMYYTGINPLTNERIYVARDDKEKHMQRALLQYRDPKNYNLVYQALKQAGRDDLIGYGAKCLIRPFNKQENLNRNQHIKSHKNELNSQRNKKRSSSLESKKIIKNKAGKKSPF
- a CDS encoding sigma-E processing peptidase SpoIIGA, yielding MVLIYIDLFILLNLIVNGIIIFLTGWVLGKKYNFTRYSIAILLSVTYSMVYLLCDFIWLSNLIVKLFMSMFIVWSAFKIHSFREFFRILGIFYMISFILGGAVYGYFFFEFNSKDFFIKKYIHWEFILKGILLGCIVIVVFIKSILKEHLKKQNLYMLKISYNDKSVELMGLLDTGNRLYTIGGQNPVMIIDKYALQPLLNQNVNNFLEQNSAEMWITNVTQCHDKEWVKSLFFIPYKGIENSDVLLGFKPDSISVLSGVYKKLDRNFVIAICSKKLVENEEYRILLHAEVLNYL
- the sigE gene encoding RNA polymerase sporulation sigma factor SigE, producing the protein MMHLNISLLIFKLKLISILKFLKIAKEREVFYVGSNEALPPPLSNEEENELLNCLGNGDMTVKNIFIERNLRLVVYIARKFENTGIGIEDLVSIGTIGLIKAVNTFDPIKKIKLATYASRCIENEILMYLRRNNKIKSEVSFDEPLNIDWDGNELLLSDVLGTENDVIYKSMEEEIDKKLLCIAMNKLSKRERKILELRFGLNHHAQEKTQKEVADMLGISQSYISRLEKRILKKMKKDIKQMC
- the sigG gene encoding RNA polymerase sporulation sigma factor SigG, producing the protein MIINKVEICGVNTAKLPVISASKMRELFVVLQNGELSAREKLIYGNLRLVLSVIQRFNNRGEYVDDLFQVGCIGLMKAIDNFDLSQNVKFSTYAVPMIIGEIRRYLRDNNPIRVSRSMRDVAYKALQVRDSLVNRYSREPSINEIASELNLPREEIIFALDAIQEPISLFEPIYHDGGDPIFVMDQIGDDKNLDMNWLESVAIKDALHKLTQREKHILTLRFFDGKTQMEVAEEIGISQAQVSRLEKSALGHMRKHI
- the spoIIR gene encoding stage II sporulation protein R, translated to MRKNFLKNISIIFTICFIIVSINILMENIEAHNSTIYDKENEDLIRLHVLANSDSPEDQKVKLLVRDAIIQYLSPKLAHVTNREIAKQIVLENEAALIEISKSVLYMHGFVYPVNMEFGTFDFPIKAYGTLVLPEGKYEAVRILLGDARGANWWCVLFPPLCFIDETNMTESMPGVFEEPPQNEDKDNSIKIKFKLLELIQ
- a CDS encoding YlmC/YmxH family sporulation protein; translation: MIKSSDFRLKDVINISDGKKLGSISDIEFDVESGKVTSIVVPSTGRFLGFFNRGEDIIIPWEKINKIGTDVILVNIFGVAEIEK
- the nrdR gene encoding transcriptional regulator NrdR, with the protein product MRCPFCGIGDSKVIDSRSADEGNTIRRRRECSNCCKRFTTYEVIEQIPLMVIKKDGRRVVFDKNKILNGIIRSCEKRANSMESITMLADRIEKELRNTMDREIPSKVIGELVMKHLKEFDQVAYVRFASVYRKFADINHFMQELETLMKMKKSRE
- a CDS encoding TIGR03960 family B12-binding radical SAM protein, with translation MSWLLKQKMQQILSKEKGTKVFPPGLRNAFALVYPNSYHVGMSNLGFHIIYDQINNRPDTACERVFLADKKLEEEYIRTNTPIMSIENQRSLYEFPLIGFSISFEMDYFNILKILDMGKVELLAKERGESDPILIAGGPCATFNPEPLSEFIDVFIIGEGEEIIHHILDAYYQGKESGRAREEILFSLAHIEGVYVPRFYKHLYHLDGTLRDIVHLADVPSTIYKQWIRNLDHYKAETVIITDDTEFKDLYLVEIARGCGRHCRFCMAGYCFRKPRNRTLKNLEQTILSAKKFGKKIGLMGAAISDYPQINQLCRIILDLDLQMSVASFRADSVTAELVQSLVKSGVKTLTLAPEAGSTKMRQVINKGITDEHLYNSIDLGIEAGVQNFRLYIMVGLPFEDEEDIQDIVEMAKKIKCYMQKMGSKGLLTLSINPFIPKPFTPFQWLPMENIKVVERRLKFIKTSLKSIKGIDVLIESPKEAYIQGILARGDRKISAPLYEAHKMGGIKAFKNAMKKSNLDESFYLYRERKENEIFAWNILNMGFQNSYLYKELVNAKKGIHTIKCFDGCKRCGICN
- the pgeF gene encoding peptidoglycan editing factor PgeF; the encoded protein is MSFVLNYISNGIWTGTFSNFPATLVTHAISTRLGGVSDQPFKSMNLAMHNGDTIEKVIDNRKLFCNAIEINCHNIVTAEQIHGDHIVCVNEKHIGKGSASYEDAIKGTDALITNCRNIPLMLFFADCVPVIIVDPIKKAIAVSHAGWKGTVKKIAQKTILAMEKNFQTQSEDCLIGIGPSIGPCCYEVDEVVVDELKKEFKEKADLCIKKYKNKWKLDLWMANKLQLMEIGVKEENIDCSNVCTSCNSDLFFSYRADHGSTGRIAAMISLK
- a CDS encoding YggS family pyridoxal phosphate-dependent enzyme — translated: MVILERLTQIREDIEVSIANRKNTKISKDVKMIAVTKNHDVYEMRKAIDLGILEIGENRIQEALEKKAVLERNVRWNLIGHLQTNKVKKAVEMFDLIQSVDSEKLALEINKAASQLNKRQDILIQVNVSNEKSKFGIDSDEVFRFAAFISSLKNIRLCGLMTIAPHYENTEMTRPIFKQLFQIFTDLKNKNLENTEIKWLSMGMTNDFKIAIEEGSNVIRIGTGIFGQRQY
- a CDS encoding cell division protein SepF, which gives rise to MSIIDKVCGKLGLMDPTDSEDIKVIREIKEPRVEREVRQKGTDEDEFKFKKSMNPGNVVNLHTTTNGGNASAKQMKVMVLEPLSFDDAQHVADHLKSRKPVVVNFENTDTEIAKRIIDFISGTTYALSGNIQKVGTNIFLCAPSNVDVAYTQQEEQADKVVMPWIKK